GGGCTCAGTGCAAGACAATTtaatatatcaataacatattttctctcatgccttctcacatggtatcagagcatcagTGAGAAATCTCTAGTATGCAGTAACCAGTGAGTCCGAGACGGTCACCGTGCCTCCTTTCCGGTGACTTTCAGGGTGCTTTTTATGTTACTTCCCCTCAAGTGGGTTTTCCGCAAAACCTAACACCACCACCAGGTGCAGGAAGCTCCGGCGACCAAACACCAGAAAACCACGCCGGCAGAATCCCATCCACGCGCTTCCAAAACCTCTTTACTTGTTACATGTCTTTGCTTCTCACATGTCTTTACTTGTTTCATGCTTTTATTTGTTTCATACCTTATCCTCTTATGCTATGTTGGATTGTGTGACTATTTGGTTGTTTACGTTAAATGACTGGTTTGAGTCTTTGTTGGGGTATCAAGCTCTCGGACATTGGAATGTTTATCGCATCTTGTTCGTGATCTTCTTTCCTTGTGAATTTTATGTTATGTTGTGAATTTTGCCACACCTGGCTGCTTGTCGGGTATTTCCTTATGAATTgatattatgttggatcgagttgcatgctgcaacggtattatgttggatcggccgatcgggttgcacgccgcaacggtattatGTTAAATCAAATTGCATGTTGCGGCGGCCAGTGTTTTTAAGAGCGAGAAGCGCAAAAAAGCGACAAGGGATCGCCTCGCTTCAAAAGCGAAGCGCACGCTTTATTAAAGTGAAGCGCAATTCTTAAAAAACATAATGTAAACCTTGCAAAGAcacaatataaaattataaataatcaAAAAGTTCAAATTGTCAAAATCAAAGCTACTAAATTACTAGAATCAACCTCTTATTCTTCtactcttcttgttcttcttcaagattgTCAAAATCTTGAATTCCTCTATTATCTTCATATTGCTCGTCATCTTCCTCCTCCCCCTCCTCTTCCTCTTCATGATCACTTTCATCTTCATCAATTAGGGATAGGGATCGACTTGTAGTAGCCACACTTTTTCCCTTCCTAATCGAGCTTGAACTTGAAGTATTCCCCCTTAAACCATAAGGATTCTCCCCAACTCCACTAGCAACCGCAACATCACCCCAAGTGAAATTAGAATCGCCTTCAAATACTTCTTCATCTTCATAATTTTCGGGGACTCCGGTTAGCCACTCATTAGCCTCATCAATATTGTCCAAAAGAATTGGATCAATTAGATTGCGGTGGTTGTAGCGACGCCTCAATGCTCTATTGTATTTTATGAACACTAGATTATGGAGGCGCTTCAAGGTTAGTCGATTCCTCTTCTTTGTATGAATCTGCAAACAAGATGTGTCAACTAATTAGTAGGAGTTGGGACAATTGAGATATAATTTACTTTATCTCAAAACACgaaataattctttttatttctcACGTGTTCAAAAACGCTCCAGTTCCTTTCACATCTGGATGAGCTACAAGTTAAACTTAGAACTCTGATGGCGAAAGTCTGTAAATCCGGAGTCTCTACACCATATTGGTCCAACCACTCAACTAtagaagtgaaaaaaaaaaatcaagagttAATAAGTATAAAAAATACATTAAAGTTAGAGCTATAAAATATAGAAGCACTTGGTCACCTGGCGATTTCGTCTTTCTTTGTTTAATAGCAAGTCGGAGCTTAAAAAGTCCCTCAGCTGCCTTGTAAATAGCAAGCTGATCTACTATCTTTTCTTGCATGTCTTCATCTGGGGTCAACTTGATAACCTCATGGAATCCTGTCCACACTTCTCTAGCCAATGAATTATTCTCATGCTGATCATAAAAGAGTGACGGGTTCAGAATAAGTCCAGCTGCATGCAAAGGTCTATGAAGTTGCTCACTCCATCTTGCATCAATGATCTGAAAGACCTTTGCATATTTCTGCTCATCAGTGAATGATGCTTGAATAGCCTCCTTGGCCCTATCCATAGCTTCATAGAGGTAGCCCATTGGTGGTTTTTGCTACCCATCCACCAAACGGAGTACTTTAACCAAAGGGCCACCAATTTTAAGAGCATGAAGGACATTATTCCAAAAGGAATAAGAAAGAATAATGCGTACAACATCTTTCCCTGCACTTTCCTTTGCAAATTTACTCTTGCTCCATTCCTCTGAAGTGAACAACTTTCTCAAATTGGATTTTTGCAAGTGGatactatgtaaagtcaagaaaGCAGTGGCGAACCTTGTCTTGCCCGGTTTCACCAAATTTTTTTGTCCGGTGAATCTTCTCATCATATTCTATTACAAGGGCCGCTGAGAAATATAAGAATACACCCTAACGCCCTGGCCAAAAACTGTAAAGAagggtttttccttgaaaatgtcCCCGAAGATTAAGTTGATACAATGAGCCGCACATGGAGTCCAATAAACATTCTTGTACGCTCCTTCCACCATGCCACCCGCTTTCACATTTTTACTCGCATTATCAGTGACCACTTGAACAACTTTGCTTGGGCCAATCTTTTCAATGGTGTTCTGAAACAAGGTGAACATTTTGATGTGGTCAGTGGATGAGTCGCTAGCATCAATGGACTCAAGAAACAAACTTCCCTTGGGAGAATTCACCAACACGTTAATAATCATTTTCCCATTTCTTGCCGTCCACTTATCCATCATAATGGAGCAGCCATACTTGTTCCACGCAACTTTATGTTCCTCCACAATTTTATTAGTCTCCTCTACTTCCTTATTTAGATAAGGACCTCTGATTTCATGATAAGTGGGAGGCTTCATTCCAGGTCCGTATTGACCAACGGCCTCAATAAAGTCTCCAAAAGTGTCAGTATAGTTGACATAATTGAAGGGGAGCCCAGCATTATAGACCCATCGTGCAAAAGCTCTAACTGCACGATCCCTCAAAATGTCCTTAGCAATTTTTTGTACATCTTTTCCACCGCTCTTTCCTTCCGGCTTCTTTGGGAAATAGCAATCTATAGGACCTTTAGTCCTACTCGTACCCGTCGATCCATGGCTTGAAGAGATTGCATCTCTTCCCCGTTTTGTTGGAAGTGACAATTCTTCAAtatcatcatcaccatcatcatcaagATTGATCACCAATGGTTGATGACTCATTTGATTTTTTTGCTCCTTCTTCTTCTCAACAAAATTCTTTATTTCATCCCTCACCTTCGGTGGACATTTCGGACAACTTGTGACGTTTCTATCGCCACCAATAAGATGGAATTTAAAGCGATAAATTCCACCCGTTGTAATCTTGTTACAAAACTTGCATACAATATTTGTATTCTTCTCATTAACTCTATCGCCATATCGCCAAGCCGGGTCTTTATCTTTCGATCTTTGAgacattttgaaatccctattaagatataagaaaatacataatcaaataaactgaaaatacatataatatatataataattaattttataaaccgaaatacacattaaaaaaatcaaataaactaaaatataacatatataattttctaaaatgaaatacatataaaattaatcaaataaactgaaaacataacatatatataataattaattttatatactgaaaaatacattaaaaaatcaaataaactgaaaaatataacatatataaataataattaattttatatactgaaatatacattaaaaaaatcaaataagctaaaatataacatatatatatataataattaattttctaaagtgaaatacatataaaattaatcaaataaactgaaaacataacatatatataataattaattttatatactgaaaaatacattaaataaatcaaataaactgaaaaatataacatatataaataataattaattatataaacaaaaatacacattaaaaaattcaaataaactgaaaataaaacatatcatatatatatatatatatatatatatatatatatataataattaattttataaactgaaaatgcatataaaattaatcaaaataactgaaaaataacatatatataataattaattttataaactgaaAATACACATAAtattaatcaaataaactgaaaatataacatatatgtgtgtatatatatatataataattaattttataaactgaaatacacattaaaaattaattttataaacagAAATACACAttgaaaaatcaaataaactgaaaatataacacacatgtataataataataattaattttataaactgaaatacatataaaattaatcaaataaactgaaaatataacatatatataataattaattttataaactgaaatacacattaaaaaaatcaaataaactgaaaatataacattatatatatatatatatatataaaattaattttataaactgaaatacatataaaattaatcaaataaactgaaaatataacatatatataataattaattttataaactgaaatacacattaaacaaatcaaataaactgaaaatataacatatatataataattaattttacaaactaaaatacatattaaaattaataaataagaagaataaaGAGGGTTGGGGGGGAACCAACGCCTGCACTAGCGCAGACACTGGACGAGAAAAactaaaaaagagaagaagaagaagaagaagaaagaagaaagaagaagaaaagaagaaaaattacctGGAGGCTGGAACCCTAGTTGGCTGCTGCTGCTGCTAACGTTCAATTTTTGGCAAGACAAAGAAAGGTCTTTTCACTTTGGGTCTGTTTTGTATAACAAAAACAAAGACCCaaactttttttttcaaaatgacCCCTTTGGGCAGAAGCGCTCGCTTCTGCGCTTTTCGCTTCTGGATCGCTTCTCGCTTTCTTGGCTGAAGCGATCGCTTCTGCTGGTCGTGTCGCCTCGGTAAGGAAAAAGCGACAGCTTCTCGCTTCGCCTCGCTTAAAGCGACGAAGCGCTCGCTTTTCAAAACACTGGCGGTGGCATTAtgttggatcggattgcacgccggcattatgttggatcgggttgtacgccgcagctGTATTATGTTTGGATGTGATTCCTTGTGCGTATTTCATGTACATTGTTTTTCCTTCGTGGAAATGGTTCATAAGGTAATGTCTTTATTTGCTATATCTATTAACTTGCTCAATAGTTCTCTTATTTGATGCCCTTACTGTAATTCGTCATATCTCTTGTCTTGTTTCCTGCTTATTATCTGACATGCATTttaagtgagtatcttttgacttaaaaacttTGCCACTATTTCAcagaggttagtcaagatacttactgcgtacatggggtcggttgtattcatactacacttctgacaccttgcgtgcagatatttgGAGCTAAGCAACTGCGGAGTTCAAGGGTGAACATTGAAGACTACAGTGTTCCAACCATCtactatcatttgttcatggtagTATAGGATTTATATTTCTGTTTATGTAACTTCCAAACAGATGATTCTTGCCATCATTGTAAATTTCAATCTTAGTTGCTTCTGACTTGTACTTCCGGATCATGGGATAGTTGTACTGAAATTGTATTCTTATTTCTCTATTTATTTAGTATCTTCAGTTTGGCTGATGCTTGATGTTAGATGTTACttggtttacctagcgggttTGGGTTAGGTGTATCACGCAttgatgggattttgggtcgtgacagtattcgTACTATTCGAAATCAACATCCTGTCTATAAATACTTGAGTTATCATCAGTTATCCCCATCATACTATAGCTTCATGTCTACCTTGTCTAATGTTCCTATATCAAAGGTTGTTAGCAAAGGATTGGAACATCCATGCTGGAGAGATGCCATGATAGAAGAAATGACTGCTCTACATGCCAATAACACTTGGGAATTGGTTCGGTTACCAAAGGGTAAATTTACTGTTGGATCTATATAGTGAAGGTGGGTCCAGATGGAAAAATTGATCGGCTGAAGGCTTGCCCGGTTGGCAGAAGATATATTTAAATTTATGGCCTCGATTATGGTGACACATTTTTCTCTGATTGCCAAAATTGAGTATGTCCCAATGCTTATATCCTCAGCAATGCGTCGTTGACGCTTCATCAGTTAGATGTTAAAATGCCTTTTTGCATGGAGAACTGGCTGAGGAAGtatatatggagcaaccaccagGATTTATTGCTCTGAGGGAGTCAGACTTTGGATGCCGTCTAAGGCGATTGCTCTATGCTTTAAAATAATCACCAAGAACATGGTTTGGAAGATTCAGTTCCGTAGTTCAGCAGTTTGGGATGTTTCAACGTGCAGTAGATCATTCTATGTTTTATCGACATGATAGTCTAGAGAAATGCATCTAcctggtagtctatgttgatgatatcgtCATGTAACGATCAAGAAGACTTCTTCATCTAAAGCAGTATCTGTCCAACAACCAAGGACTTAGGATAATTGTGAATTACACgggaaaaataatataatattgatGCCCCCAGGGCCTAGCTTAAGTGGCAAAGGGTGGTGGATTTGTGTCTTAGGTCACAGGTTCAAGCCCCCACACCATGCAAAGcaaagcctggtatttaagtggagaagggtagaggggtgggcccattatccaccgagtttcgaAGGTTGCGGTTGGTCCAAAGGATCGGCCCCAGAAGGATTTCTCGGTcatcaaaaaaaataatataatattgacttattaacaatgatacaatgaaccctatatataatacatgttctactcctactacatatgggacTAGGATTATTTACATATAACTATTTAACTAACactcccctcaagccggtgcatataaatcatatgtaccaagcttgttacatatataactaatacgaggaccagtaaggaacttggtgaaaatatctgcaagctgatTATTCGACTTCACAAACTTTATAGCAATATTTCCtgagagtatcttttctctgacgaagtgacagtcaatctcaatgtgtttagttctctcatggaacaccggatttgatgcaatatgaagggcagcttgattatcgcacacaagttccatctggCGATTGTTTGATccaaactagctcacatgttgccatagccattgctcgatattctgcttctgcactagaccgagcaactacattctgtttcatgctcttccaagacaccaaatTGCCTCCTACTAAAATGCAacatccagacgtagaacgtctatcagagaGCGATCCTGCCcaagcatctgagtatccaacaatctgctcatggcctcgatcctcaaacaataatcctttgcctggagccgattttgtataccgaagaatgcggacaactgcatcccaatgactatcatagggagaatccataaactgacttacaacactcacaggaaaggaaatgtcaggtctagtcactgtgagataatttattTTACCAACCAATCGCCTAtatcttgcaggatcgctaagcggctccccctgtcctggggaagtttagaattcggatccatcgggTGTCAACGGGTCTACAACCTGTCATTcttgtctcctcaagaatgtctaaggcatactacCGTTATGAGatcacaatacctgagctagacagagcaacctcaatacctagaaaatattttagtctgcccagatccttagtctgaatGTGTttaaagagatgttgcttcaattTAGTAATACCATCTTGATCATTGTCGATAATAACACTATCGTCAGCATAGaccaccagataaatacagagactagaaggagaatgccgataaaacacagagtgatcagcttcactacgagtcatgccaaactcatGGATAATTGtgcttaccaaaccaggctcgaggagactgctttagaccataaagtgaccggcGCAAGCAACATACAAGGCCATGAGACTCCCCctaagcaacaaaaccaggtgatTACTCCATATAACCTTCATCCTCAAGGTCACCGTGaggaaaagcattcttaatgtccaacTGATAGACAGGCCAATGGCGAACAatagccatggatagaaaaaggcggactggTGCTATTTTAGCCACGGAAGAGAatgtatcactgtaatcgagcccaaatatctgagtatatccttttgcaacaagacggaccttaagtcgatcaaccttGCCATCTGTACCAACTTTGACtacataaacccaacgacaaccaacagtagatttacctaaggaagaggaacaagctcccaagtaccactcgtatgtaaagcaaacatctcgtcaatcatagcatgtcgccatcttGGATGAAACAatgcttcacctgtagacttagggatggaaacagaggacaaagaagatataaaagcataatggggtgatgacagacgatgataacttaaaccgacataatggggattaggattaattGTGGTCCATATACCTTTCTGAAGTGCAACCAGTGTACTAGgaagagacaagtccgcagtaggagcagggtcaggtgcaggacgtgAATCAGTTGGGTCTGATGCTGGGcgcggacgacgatgataagtcaagagtggtgttcctgtggctgggGATCTAGGAGGAGCAACAgtagactcctcaacggttggtattGGTAAGAATTCTACGGTTgaaggtggaggaggagctatGGTAAACTTttcaaaggtcggtataggtaagacctcagatatatcaagATGGTCAGAAGAGGTAAAGAcaggtttagactcaaaaaatgtgacgtcaaCTGACATAAGGTACCTCCGAAGATAAGGTGagtaacaacgatatcccttctgaacacgagaatagccaaggaagacacacttgagagcacgagaAGCCAACTTATCTTTCtcaggggctaagttatgaacaaaacatgtGTCCCAAAAATACGAGGGcgaagagagtataagggtgactggggaaacaataccgaatacggaatctgattctggatgGGTGATGAAGGCATctgattaatcaaataacaagctgtgagaactgcatcgccccaaaaacgcaaccgaacacgagattcaatgagaagtgtgcgagcagtcttaatgaggtgcctattctttctctctgcaaccccattttgctgaggggtataaggacaagatgtctaatgaataattccttgagaagtcataaactgctgaaactgagaggataaatattctaaggcattatcagtGCGAATAaaaacaccaaattgattttttaTTTCAGCAGAAAAATTCTTGAATATAGAAAacaactcagaacgatctttcattaaaaAGCCAAGTACaacttgaataatcatcaatgaaactaacaaaataaTGAAATCCCAAGGTTGAAATAACTCTACTATGACCctatatatcagaatgaactaaagAGAAAACAGACTCtacatgactctcaacactacgcaGAAAGAAGGCTTGGGTATGTTTCCTAagctgacacgactcacaatctaatgtagacgaACTAGacaaactaggcaccatcttctgaagctTGGATAAACTCAGATGTCCTAAATGTATGTGAATTAGGcctggaggatctgtaactagacatgttgtggagagattgagtgagttaaggtagtaaaggccttctgattcacgcCTTGGTGCCAATCGTCTGTCCCGTACtacggtcctgcataataaaataatcatcactaaaatatataccacaatggagggcacgagtcaaacgactagcagatgcaagactaaaaggacagccagggatataaagaacggaatctagagTGACCGAAGATaggggattagcttgtccaactccttttgctttAGTTTGAAACCCATTCGCTAAAGTAACAgcgggaagagactgtgaatacaCAATATTCGACAAAAGTAATTTATTACCAGAGATATGATCAGAAGCGcctgagtccatgacccatggtcCAAGAGTACTAGATTGGAAAACACAAGAAAAAAAATTACCAGCAACAAAAGTATCAATATGAGCAaccgaggctacttgtggagatgtctgcttactccATACTGAAGGAACTCATTATATTCCCCTTCAGATAAAGAAAATCCCAGGTTACATgtagtctcggtctgagcaacATAAGCATTTTTTGGTGGTCGACCATATAAAGAATAGCACacttcacgagtgtgtccaagtttattacaataagaacacttgggtctagatcttcaaAAACGACCGCCTCCTCATCTActctccatagtttgagatgcccgattTTCCACTATCTAGGATGCGAGAACAGAGGAGTCAAGTGTTTGTGATGCGATCACTGGGTGAtttggtgctgcagcaaggcgaagtaatcgagagaataattcattaACTGTAGGGATAGTCGGGCTAGGCAAAATCTGGTCACGTACTGAATCAAggtcattaggaagtccagcgagtGTACGAACTAGAAACATCTTCCGTCGTTGCTCTTGTTGCTTTTCAATACTAGCAGAAACTggtatcaacttctcaaattcctccataaCTGCATGTACTTGTCCCAAGTAAGTAGGCATATCCAATTCCTGTTTCTTCAAGTTTGTCATTCGCGATGTCACATCATAGAatcgagatatgtcattagtgtataaaatGCGAGCCTTTTCCCAAAATAATTgacatgtctggaatggacgaaacaaggccATCagcttggaatcaatagatcgccacaataTACTACACAATTGAGCATCGATCTTTTCCCAAAGTGCTTTGGCCTTTTCATCTCCCTCACTAGCCTTTTTTGGTTAAGTGATCTTGAACACTTCAACCCTTGCACCACAATTCAACAACGGAAGCCCAAGCTAAATAGTTTGGACTTCCCATTAAGGGCTCTGAAGTaatcataaagcttgaatttacAGAACCCGTATTTTTAGAACCAAATACATCAAATCCAAGAGACATGGTTGTACCAAATAGCAAAGACAAGTACGACCAGCAATAATCTCACCAGAAAAGTGAAGAGAAATGGTCGGAATATGAAAATCACCGGAATCTAGAAAAACAGTTGCCAGAAAATAGAAAAGTCGTTGGAAAAATAAAAAGGTTGTTGGAATGTGATGAAACTTGAATGGATAGGGTCGGAAAAGCCTTGCGAACAAGCTGTCTCAAAAAAGGTCGGCCAAAAAATGGTTGGAAGAGCGCGTGGGCCCTCATCTCGCTGGAAAAAAAGAAACTCTGATGGGCGCGTGAGAGCGCGTGGAGACTGACGTCGGAGATTCTTTTCGGGATTTGGTCGCCGAGGGTTGGAGGACCTtttggtggtgttggtttttgcacaacaCCACAAGAAATTGTTTTGAAAAAAACAGCCCCACAAAGGTCGCCGGAATTGAAGCACGGCGACTGTTTCGGCTGGGTTTTCTTTCCCGGATATTTTCTCAcaaccttgctctgataccatgtgaattACACGGGGAAAATTACATTATATTGACTTATTAACAATGATACAATGTGCCCTATATATAATACATGTTatactcctactacatatgggaTTAGGATTATTTACATATAACTATTTAACTAACAATAATTAAAGTACTTTTGGCGATCTATACAATCTAAGACAAGTATTGCGATTTCACAAAGAAAGTACGCCTTAAATATACTAGAGGTGACCGCCATGGCAGAATATAAACCTATTGATACTCCTATGGAAATGAGTGTCAAACTTGTTCTTGGATAGAGACAGCTTTTGACAGATCCTGGCAGAGACCGAAGATTGGTCGGTAAGCTGAATTACCACGACTAGATATTTTATTTGCAGTAAGTGTCATCTGTCAATTCCTCCAAGCACCGTCTAAAGGTCATTGGGATGCAAGAAATTCGTATCTTCAAATACATCAAAAGAGCTCGAGAACAAGGATTCTTATTCAAGACAAGGGTCATCTAGACATTGTTAGATATTTTCATACGGATTGGGCAGGTTCTCCATCATATAGACGTTACACTTTTGGATATTGTCTTGTGATTGGAGGAAACCTAATCTCTTGGGAAAGAATAAAGCAAGATGTTGCCGCCACATCTAGTGCATAAACAGAATATCAAGCTATGCCCCTTGCCATTACTTAACTTATCTGGTCGAAATAACTCCTCCAAGAGTTATGGTTTGTAGAAGTCAAACAAATGAAGTTAATTCGCAATAATCAAGTTGCTCTCCACATTGCCTCAAATCCTGTTTTTCATTAGAGGGACAAAACATATAGCGGTGGATTGTCATTTAATTAGACACAGGATCAAGTCCAGATGCTTAGTCACCAGCTTTGTTAGCTCGAAGGATCAGTTAAATGTTCTTACTAAATCCCTAAAATGACCTCGGATCGAATACATTTGTAACAAGCTTGGAGCTTATGATATATAAGCTCCTGCTTGAGAGGGAGTATTAAAATTCTATATGATTTGATTTGATTAGAGATTTGATTATGAGCTTATTCTGTAATTATACACTAGTCAAAATTGTATGCACTGTAACTGCTATAAATTATCAATCAAGCTTGAGGGAATAATCAAGCTTTTCAACCTAATACACTCTAATTTCTCAATGCAAAGACTATGGAAGTTGGTAAATAAGTTCACAAGAGCTCAATTACAAGTCTTCCATCTTTCAGAGATCTTTTCAATCACTCAGCATATTAACTAAATCAAATCTATGTACCACATCTAACATTATTATGTAATGAATCGGCATCTCTTTTATGTTGACTAAAGAAAATATTCCTAGCTTAATTAAATAGCCTGACTCTGTTGCAGTGGCAGTTTGAGCCCAAACCCATTTGACCCCCTCAACCTATCCAAGGTTGGGCCGGTCATTGACCCGTCTATTTGTTGAACTCAGCCCATCTTGACCCAACCATCTCAGACCATCTAAAGTTTAGCTgatttttagcccaaattgatCCCTGAGTAGCTTTactaaaatatctttaaaataattcttttttgtttgatatgttatatatgaccataacaaaaggaaaaaaaaagtctTATTTGATAAAAAACAATTCATAAGAAAACAACAAACAATTATCAGCGAAAGGCAGTTATATTTTCTTTACAGCGAGTTGAAACCTAAAATTTTGGCCACAATGTTGCCGAGTTCATTTTAGTAAAGacttggggtcctagtcgggtcaatTCTACCTTGGGCACCTCACTCCTAGTAAAAAATGGTTTTGACGCAAACAGCCACCGGAAAAG
This sequence is a window from Nicotiana tomentosiformis chromosome 5, ASM39032v3, whole genome shotgun sequence. Protein-coding genes within it:
- the LOC138891697 gene encoding uncharacterized protein produces the protein MGYLYEAMDRAKEAIQASFTDEQKYAKVFQIIDARWSEQLHRPLHAAGLILNPSLFYDQHENNSLAREVWTGFHEVIKLTPDEDMQEKIVDQLAIYKAAEGLFKLRLAIKQRKTKSPVEWLDQYGVETPDLQTFAIRVLSLTCSSSRCERNWSVFEHIHTKKRNRLTLKRLHNLVFIKYNRALRRRYNHRNLIDPILLDNIDEANEWLTGVPENYEDEEVFEGDSNFTWGDVAVASGVGENPYGLRGNTSSSSSIRKGKSVATTSRSLSLIDEDESDHEEEEEGEEEDDEQYEDNRGIQDFDNLEEEQEE